A single Anopheles funestus chromosome 2RL, idAnoFuneDA-416_04, whole genome shotgun sequence DNA region contains:
- the LOC125764973 gene encoding centrosomal and chromosomal factor — translation MAMAACYPTYDHMTGGSRNAGSIAAQQQQLQQQQQQQQQSPVAATSQLHHLSSRLSAAAAAAAVAAAASNMAVQKDFSIPLHVDCSVEYELPNQAKPPVGARVEPLLMIHPCYFRKMESQRRSPFINNMPNSSRSSSSSIAAKNGVSGVSASNVGSGGNSASNVVSGTSASVDPSVINGSCTTGVNNVSSSSASNSSRRNAAHKSSSASTSNQFLQLQLDDYVQRQMHRSTAANSQQQQHYGAANNTVTGHLQQQQQQQQQQQHHHQQHHSRHQQQQQQQQQQPHHHHHQSQHLAGQSSNQYNLTNNQSQSQQQQQQQQSASVSSSDWGRYHMGSSDCASSGGAPGGGAGVVVRNGSSYSSKVANGYGGNGLAVSNSSSNTSSSNTGNNSNKSKSVTSASMKRNASNTGISQHHQQQQQQQQQQQQQHQLQQQQQQQLLMPASCAVYNSTANGVSSGLVEGGGAGPRWGDIEKTSMAAAVPRDFQAGPESLPMKAGVVAAANLPPPSYRSGGKRDAMLSGAGGCAVYSNNNNNSSSSNRSHTGSISGNNTAVTSTTGIPSTDLSLWEAAANGGAGSTTSNSTTLPDKSSMTAAIPRDYHAAGPEHLAACNKLAAARQQQQQYQQHHHQQQQQQQQQQQQQQHHSQQQQHRQQQHRQQQQQQQQHQQHQQHHHQQQQHLHHQQQQQHHHNHQVAVAAAAAAAAAAAEASEKLLFAAKYRQHQRASHRLHPYMMSSSFTPLMTAAFPPMQQVSCYNV, via the coding sequence ATGGCTATGGCAGCGTGCTATCCGACCTACGATCACATGACCGGCGGCAGCAGAAATGCAGGCAGCATCGcggcacagcagcagcagctccagcagcagcagcagcagcaacaacagagcCCAGTTGCGGCCACTAGTCAGCTGCATCATCTGTCATCGCGGCTGTCTGcggccgcagcagcagcagcagttgcgGCCGCCGCCTCCAATATGGCGGTGCAGAAGGATTTCAGCATACCGCTGCACGTCGACTGCAGCGTGGAGTACGAGCTGCCGAACCAGGCGAAACCGCCGGTCGGTGCACGGGTGGAACCGCTGCTGATGATCCATCCGTGCTACTTCCGCAAGATGGAGAGTCAGCGGCGCAGCCCGTTCATCAACAACATGCCAAATTCGTCCCGTAGCTCTAGTTCGTCGATTGCGGCCAAGAATGGTGTTAGTGGCGTTAGTGCGAGCAATGTTGGTAGCGGTGGTAACAGTGCCAGCAATGTCGTCAGTGGCACCAGTGCCTCGGTCGATCCCTCGGTGATAAATGGTAGCTGCACGACCGGTGTAaacaacgtcagcagcagcagcgccagcaacagcagccggCGAAATGCGGCCCACAAGTCGTCGTCCGCATCCACCAGCAACCAGTTCCTTCAGCTTCAGCTGGACGATTACGTTCAGCGCCAGATGCATCGCTCGACAGCGGCCAAcagtcagcagcagcaacactacGGTGCTGCCAACAACACAGTCACTGGTCatctgcagcaacagcagcaacaacaacagcagcaacagcatcatcatcagcagcaccaCAGtcgccaccagcagcagcagcagcaacaacaacagcaacctcaccaccatcatcaccaatcGCAGCACCTCGCAGGCCAGTCCTCGAATCAGTACAACCTCACCAACAACCAGTCCCAgtctcagcagcagcagcaacaacaacaatctgcTTCTGTATCATCCTCCGACTGGGGCCGGTATCACATGGGTTCGTCTGATTGTGCCAGCTCTGGTGGAGCGCCCGGTGGTGGTGCAGGTGTTGTTGTGCGCAATGGTAGCAGCTACAGCAGCAAAGTAGCCAACGGTTACGGTGGCAACGGGTTAGCtgtcagcaacagcagcagcaacaccagcagTAGCAACACCGGCAACAATAGCAACAAATCCAAAAGTGTCACTAGCGCGTCCATGAAGCGCAACGCAAGTAATACGGGTATCAGTCAAcaccaccagcaacagcagcaacagcaacaacaacagcaacagcaacatcagcttcagcaacagcagcaacagcagctccTGATGCCGGCCAGCTGCGCCGTGTACAACAGCACCGCCAACGGTGTCAGCAGTGGCCTGGTGGAAGGTGGCGGTGCAGGGCCCCGTTGGGGCGACATCGAGAAGACTTCAATGGCGGCGGCAGTGCCTCGCGATTTCCAGGCCGGTCCCGAATCACTGCCAATGAAGGCCGGGGTGGTAGCGGCCGCTAACTTGCCTCCCCCGTCCTACCGCAGTGGGGGCAAGCGGGACGCGATGCTATCCGGTGCCGGCGGCTGTGCAGTgtatagtaataataataataacagtagtagtagtaaccGAAGCCACACCGGTAGCATCAGCGGTAACAATACGGCCGTCACCAGCACGACCGGCATTCCCAGCACGGACCTCAGCCTGTGGGAGGCGGCAGCGAATGGTGGTGCGGGTAGTACTACCAGCAACTCCACCACCCTGCCGGACAAGAGCTCGATGACGGCCGCCATACCGCGGGACTATCACGCGGCTGGTCCGGAACATCTCGCGGCTTGCAACAAACTGGCGGCCGCacgtcaacagcagcaacagtaccagcaacatcatcatcaacagcagcagcaacaacaacaacagcagcagcagcaacaacatcactcgcaacagcagcaacatcgtcagcagcaacatcgccagcagcagcagcagcagcagcagcatcaacaacatcaacaacatcatcaccagcagcagcaacaccttcatcatcagcagcagcaacaacaccatcACAACCATCAGGTTGCGGTGGCGGCGGCTGCTGCAGCTGCCGCTGCGGCCGCCGAAGCCTCGGAGAAGTTGCTGTTTGCGGCCAAATATCGGCAGCATCAGCGAGCTTCACATCGGCTACATCCGTACATGATGAGCTCCAGCTTCACCCCGCTGATGACGGCGGCCTTCCCTCCTATGCAGCAGGTGTCCTGCTACAACGTGTGA